In Streptomyces sp. NBC_00483, a single window of DNA contains:
- a CDS encoding DegV family protein — protein sequence MSRHVAIVTDSTAYLPQRTMERHGITAVPLTVVLGDRALEEGTEISARSVAEALQKRRSVTTSRPSPEQFAETYRKVAESGATAIVSLHLSAEISGTYDAAVLAAREAPVPVRVVDTGMVAMALGFCALAAAETADAGGTVDEAVNAAEKRASGTSAYFYVDTLDYLRRGGRIGAAQALFGSALAVKPLLQLDGGRIELLEKVRTSSKAIARLQEIAAERAGSAQVDVAVHHLAAPERAEALAEWLREHVPGLAELHVSEVGAVIGAHTGPGLLGAVVSPRT from the coding sequence ATGTCCCGCCATGTCGCGATCGTCACCGATTCAACGGCCTACCTGCCGCAGCGGACGATGGAGCGCCACGGCATCACGGCGGTGCCGTTGACCGTGGTCCTGGGTGACCGGGCGCTCGAAGAGGGTACGGAGATCTCCGCCCGCTCGGTCGCGGAGGCGCTGCAGAAGCGCCGGTCGGTGACGACGTCGAGACCCAGCCCGGAGCAGTTCGCCGAGACCTACCGCAAGGTGGCCGAGTCCGGCGCCACCGCCATCGTCTCGCTGCACCTGTCCGCCGAGATCTCCGGGACGTACGACGCCGCGGTACTGGCCGCGCGCGAGGCCCCGGTCCCGGTGCGCGTCGTGGACACCGGAATGGTGGCCATGGCCCTCGGCTTCTGCGCGCTCGCGGCGGCGGAGACGGCCGACGCCGGGGGCACCGTCGACGAGGCGGTGAACGCGGCGGAGAAGCGGGCCTCGGGCACCTCCGCGTACTTCTACGTCGACACGCTGGACTATCTGCGCCGGGGCGGCCGGATCGGCGCCGCGCAGGCGCTGTTCGGGTCCGCGCTCGCGGTCAAGCCGCTGCTCCAGCTCGACGGCGGCCGCATCGAACTCCTGGAAAAGGTCCGCACGTCGTCGAAGGCGATCGCGCGGTTGCAGGAGATCGCGGCCGAGCGGGCGGGCAGCGCGCAGGTGGACGTGGCCGTGCACCATCTGGCCGCGCCGGAGCGGGCGGAGGCGCTCGCGGAGTGGCTGCGCGAGCATGTGCCGGGTCTGGCCGAGCTGCATGTCAGTGAGGTGGGCGCGGTGATCGGGGCGCACACCGGGCCGGGGTTGCTGGGGGCTGTGGTCTCGCCGCGGACGTAG
- the leuS gene encoding leucine--tRNA ligase: MSETNSAAASEAAVAPHRYTAVMAADIEARWQDFWDAEGTYEAPNPSGDLAGDPQVASRPKKFIMDMFPYPSGAGLHVGHPLGYIATDVFARFQRMTGHNVLHTLGFDAFGLPAEQYAVQTGTHPRASTEANMVNMKVQLRRLGLGHDKRRSFATIDPEYYKWTQWIFLQIFNSWYDDDLQKARPIADLVKQFETGERAVPGGGSWSGLNEGERADILGDYRLAYASDAPVNWAPGLGTVLANEEVTADGRSERGNFPVFKSKLRQWNMRITAYADRLIDDLDGLDWPEAIKLQQRNWIGRSEGARIDFAVPDADGSGKEKITVFSTRQDTLFGATYMVLAPEHDLVEKITPAAWPEGTHDVWTGGHATPADAIAAYRKQAAAKSDVERQTEAKDKTGVFTGAFATNPVSGEQVPVFIADYVLMGYGTGAIMAVPAHDSRDFAFARAFELPMRCVVEPSDDRGTDPSTWDDAFVAGDAKLVNSAGDEVNLDGLGVADAKARMTEWLERKGIGSGTVNFRLRDWLFSRQRYWGEPFPIAYDEDGIAHALPESMLPLELPEVEDYSPRTFDPDDADTQPETPLSRNEDWVNVTLDLGDGRGPRKFRRETNTMPNWAGSCWYELRYLDPNNSEKLVDPEIEQYWMGPREGMPTGGVDLYVGGAEHAVLHLLYARFWSKVLFDLGHISSAEPFHKLYNQGMIQAYVYRDARGIAVPAAEVEERDGAYYYQGEKVSRLLGKMGKSLKNAVTPDEICAEYGADTLRLYEMAMGPLDVSRPWDTRAVVGQFRLLQRLWRNVVDETTGEVTVVDVPEADIDVATLRALHKAIDGVRGDLEGMRFNTAIAKVTELNNHLVKSYAGGSLPRSVAERLVLLVASLAPHVAEELWRKLGHSDSVVHQDFPVADPQYVVDEAVTCVVQIKGKVKARLEVSPAISDEELEKIALADEKVVAALDGAGIRKVIVRAPKLVNIVPA, encoded by the coding sequence ATGAGCGAGACGAATTCCGCCGCCGCTTCCGAGGCGGCGGTCGCGCCGCACCGCTACACGGCGGTCATGGCCGCCGACATCGAGGCACGCTGGCAGGACTTCTGGGACGCCGAGGGCACGTACGAGGCGCCGAACCCGAGCGGTGACCTGGCGGGCGACCCGCAGGTCGCGTCGCGGCCCAAGAAGTTCATCATGGACATGTTCCCGTACCCCTCCGGTGCGGGCCTGCACGTCGGCCACCCGCTGGGCTACATCGCCACGGACGTCTTCGCGCGCTTCCAGCGCATGACGGGCCACAACGTGCTGCACACCCTGGGCTTCGACGCGTTCGGCCTGCCCGCCGAGCAGTACGCCGTGCAGACGGGCACCCACCCGCGCGCGTCGACCGAGGCCAATATGGTCAACATGAAGGTCCAGCTGCGCCGGCTGGGCCTGGGCCACGACAAGCGCCGGTCGTTCGCCACGATCGACCCGGAGTACTACAAGTGGACGCAGTGGATCTTCCTGCAGATCTTCAACTCCTGGTACGACGACGACCTGCAGAAGGCCCGTCCGATCGCCGACCTGGTCAAGCAGTTCGAGACCGGTGAGCGTGCCGTTCCCGGCGGCGGCTCCTGGAGCGGGCTGAACGAGGGCGAGCGCGCCGACATCCTGGGCGATTACCGCCTGGCGTACGCCTCCGACGCGCCCGTGAACTGGGCGCCGGGCCTGGGCACCGTCCTGGCCAACGAGGAGGTCACCGCCGACGGCCGCTCCGAGCGCGGCAACTTCCCCGTCTTCAAGTCGAAGCTGCGCCAGTGGAACATGCGCATCACGGCCTACGCGGACCGCCTGATCGACGACCTGGACGGCCTGGACTGGCCCGAGGCGATCAAGCTGCAGCAGCGCAACTGGATCGGCCGCTCCGAGGGTGCGCGTATCGACTTCGCGGTCCCGGACGCCGATGGCTCCGGCAAGGAGAAGATCACCGTCTTCTCCACCCGCCAGGACACTCTGTTCGGCGCCACCTACATGGTGCTGGCCCCCGAGCACGACCTGGTCGAGAAGATCACCCCGGCCGCCTGGCCGGAGGGCACCCACGACGTCTGGACGGGCGGTCACGCGACCCCTGCCGACGCCATCGCCGCCTACCGCAAGCAGGCCGCCGCCAAGTCCGACGTCGAGCGCCAGACCGAGGCCAAGGACAAGACCGGCGTCTTCACGGGCGCGTTCGCGACCAACCCGGTCAGCGGCGAGCAGGTCCCCGTCTTCATCGCCGACTACGTACTGATGGGCTACGGCACCGGCGCGATCATGGCCGTGCCGGCGCACGACAGCCGTGACTTCGCCTTCGCGCGCGCCTTCGAGCTGCCCATGCGCTGCGTGGTCGAGCCGAGCGACGACCGCGGCACCGACCCCTCGACGTGGGACGACGCGTTCGTCGCGGGCGACGCGAAGCTGGTGAACTCCGCGGGCGACGAGGTGAACCTGGACGGCCTGGGCGTCGCCGACGCCAAGGCCCGCATGACCGAGTGGCTGGAGCGCAAGGGCATCGGCTCGGGCACGGTCAACTTCCGGCTGCGCGACTGGCTGTTCAGCCGTCAGCGCTACTGGGGCGAGCCCTTCCCGATCGCCTACGACGAGGACGGCATCGCCCACGCGCTGCCCGAGTCGATGCTGCCGCTGGAGCTGCCCGAGGTCGAGGACTACAGCCCGCGCACCTTCGACCCGGACGACGCCGACACGCAGCCCGAGACGCCGCTGTCGCGCAACGAGGACTGGGTCAACGTCACGCTGGACCTGGGCGACGGCCGTGGGCCGCGCAAGTTCCGCCGCGAGACCAACACCATGCCCAACTGGGCGGGTTCGTGCTGGTACGAGCTGCGCTACCTGGACCCGAACAACAGCGAGAAGCTGGTCGACCCGGAGATCGAGCAGTACTGGATGGGCCCCCGCGAGGGCATGCCCACCGGCGGTGTCGACCTGTACGTAGGCGGCGCCGAGCACGCCGTGCTGCACCTGCTGTACGCGCGCTTCTGGTCGAAGGTGCTGTTCGACCTGGGCCACATCTCGTCGGCCGAGCCGTTCCACAAGCTGTACAACCAGGGCATGATCCAGGCGTACGTCTACCGGGACGCGCGCGGGATCGCCGTACCGGCCGCCGAGGTGGAGGAGCGCGACGGCGCGTACTACTACCAGGGCGAGAAGGTCAGCCGCCTGCTGGGCAAGATGGGCAAGTCCCTGAAGAACGCCGTCACGCCGGACGAGATCTGCGCCGAGTACGGCGCGGACACGCTGCGCCTGTACGAGATGGCGATGGGCCCGCTGGACGTCTCCCGGCCGTGGGACACGCGCGCGGTGGTCGGCCAGTTCCGGCTGCTGCAGCGCCTGTGGCGCAACGTCGTCGACGAGACGACCGGCGAGGTCACCGTCGTCGACGTGCCCGAGGCGGACATCGACGTGGCCACGCTGCGCGCCCTGCACAAGGCGATCGACGGTGTGCGCGGCGACCTGGAGGGCATGCGGTTCAACACGGCGATCGCCAAGGTCACCGAGCTGAACAACCACCTGGTCAAGTCGTACGCGGGAGGCTCGCTGCCGCGTTCCGTGGCCGAGCGCCTGGTGCTGCTGGTCGCGTCGCTGGCCCCGCACGTCGCCGAGGAGCTGTGGCGCAAGCTGGGCCACAGCGACTCCGTCGTCCACCAGGACTTCCCGGTCGCCGACCCGCAGTACGTGGTCGACGAGGCCGTGACCTGCGTCGTCCAGATCAAGGGCAAGGTCAAGGCCCGCCTGGAGGTCTCCCCGGCGATCTCCGACGAGGAGCTGGAGAAGATCGCCCTGGCCGACGAGAAGGTCGTCGCCGCGCTGGACGGCGCCGGCATCCGCAAGGTCATCGTGCGGGCGCCGAAGCTGGTGAACATCGTGCCTGCGTGA
- a CDS encoding ComEA family DNA-binding protein codes for MELRSRTRTAHASSGPGRGPASDSRARQRHVVRRRARRRRVEAERTRVRAEALFAPPGALVEPVQGSGSAQGQASGLAQDRDLAPSQGPALAQDQGPAPSRRERAAFALRDRLPLWVQTRCGVERRGALALAVLVGVVGLFAVQHFWAGRTQPVRAPETVRAAAPRAVGPPGGGASPAAVGQGPGSGPGLVASGATGVVVDVRGKVRRPGIQRLPAGARVADALRAAGGLRPGADTEGLNRARLLVDGEQVVVGAPAAAAAAAPSGAPVGASAPAGPIGLNTATLEQLDTLPGVGPVLAQHIVDYRTEHGGFRSVDELREVNGIGDRRFEDLQNAVRP; via the coding sequence ATGGAACTTCGATCACGGACACGGACGGCACACGCATCCAGTGGGCCGGGGCGCGGCCCCGCTTCGGACAGTCGCGCCCGGCAGCGGCACGTGGTGCGGCGGCGCGCGCGGCGCAGGCGCGTCGAGGCGGAGCGGACGCGGGTGCGGGCGGAGGCGCTGTTCGCGCCGCCGGGGGCGTTGGTGGAGCCGGTGCAGGGCTCGGGTTCTGCACAGGGGCAGGCCTCGGGGCTTGCGCAGGACCGGGACCTGGCGCCCTCGCAGGGCCCGGCGCTTGCGCAGGATCAGGGCCCTGCGCCCTCGCGGCGCGAGCGGGCGGCGTTCGCTCTGCGGGACCGGTTGCCGCTGTGGGTGCAGACGCGGTGCGGGGTCGAGCGGCGCGGTGCCCTGGCGCTGGCCGTTCTCGTCGGCGTGGTGGGGCTCTTCGCCGTGCAGCACTTCTGGGCGGGGCGTACGCAGCCGGTGCGGGCGCCCGAGACGGTGCGGGCGGCGGCGCCGCGAGCCGTGGGGCCTCCGGGCGGCGGGGCCTCGCCCGCGGCGGTGGGGCAGGGGCCGGGGTCGGGACCGGGGCTCGTGGCGAGCGGTGCCACCGGGGTCGTCGTGGACGTCCGCGGAAAGGTGCGGAGGCCGGGGATCCAGCGACTGCCCGCCGGGGCCCGGGTCGCGGACGCCTTGCGGGCGGCCGGTGGGCTGCGCCCCGGTGCGGACACCGAGGGGCTCAACAGGGCGCGGCTCCTCGTGGACGGTGAGCAGGTCGTGGTGGGCGCGCCGGCGGCGGCAGCGGCCGCGGCTCCGTCGGGAGCGCCCGTTGGGGCGTCGGCTCCGGCGGGCCCGATCGGCCTCAACACGGCCACCCTGGAACAGCTCGACACCTTGCCGGGCGTCGGCCCCGTACTGGCGCAGCACATCGTCGACTACCGCACGGAGCACGGCGGTTTCCGCTCCGTCGACGAGCTGCGTGAGGTCAATGGCATCGGTGATCGGCGCTTCGAAGATCTGCAGAATGCCGTACGGCCATGA